The sequence GGCCGCGGCAATCGGCATGGCAGCCCAGCAATCCGCCATGACCGGGCGCGCGGTGGAGTTCGATCGCCAGAGCTACAAGGTGGCCGTCTGATCTTGGAACTGTACGCATGACCGCGCAGACCGGCCAGACGATCGCGGCGGCTGCGACGGCAAAGTGCCACATAGGTGTCAAGCCAGGACGATAGGAGCTAGTGCCAGGTCTCGATGACCGGTCCGATCGGGCCCATCATCGGGATCTGGCCACAATTTTTCCGGAAGGATGCTCCTGTCGCTTGGCATTTCAGGGTGTCGACGTGATCCACGGTGTTCCTGCAATGAGCGAACCGGTACGAGATTGCCGCCTTGAGCAGCGCCTACGTTCTATTCCGCCGCGAGACCTTCCTTGCCGACCATTGTCGCCATGCACCGTGACGGTCTTGCGCTTTCGACGGACACGACCCCGGGTCAACGTCTGCCGACACCGTCGCCGATCCCCAGTCCAAGCAGGGCACGCGTTGTCTTTTGCTGATGCAGAAACTGCAGCCGCGCGACGATCATTTCATTCAGCGGCGCGAGGCCGGCCGCCCTATCAGCCAGTTCGACGCAGAGATTGCCGCGATCGCCCGCTCCCGCGGCGCGGCGTTGGCAAGGCGCAATGTCGCGGACTTCGAAGGCACCGGCATTGCCATCACCAATCCCTGGGACCACCAGCTCCCGTGATTTCGCATCCCCTCAAGCGATGTGAGCGTTGCAGATCGCCAGCGTGCTCGGGATTCTGGCGGGTATCTGTCCGGCGTTGACGAGGCCGGCCTCGCGTCAATCTGGAATGCTGCTCATCACGGCCATTTGTTGCGTTCTTGAAGTCCGCTATTTTGCGCAAAACATCCCAACGCTCAGGAGGACTCATGACGAAGCATCGCATCTATTCGGTCAGCGTCGCGAGCGTCTATCCGCATTATGTCGCCAAGGCGGAGAAGAAGGGGCGCAAGTATGGCGTCGGAGCGATGGTGGTTTCCCAGCGACCGTCCGAAGTCGACGAAACAATCCTCTCTCAGTGCGGCACGCTGGTGGCGCTGAGGCTGACCAATCCGACGGATCGCGGACGTGTCAAAGGCGCGCTGCCGGACAATCTTTCCGGGCTGATGGACTTGCTACCTGTTCTACGCACGGGCGAAGCCATAATTGCTGGAGAAGCCGCACGGCTTCCTGTCAGGACCCGCATATTCCTGCCCCCAGAGGAACACCTGCCCAAGAGTGCGGATCCCGATGTCGCTTCCGCATGGAAAACAAGGCGCGTGGCCGAAGGGTACGACAGGGTCGTCGCGTCCTGGCGTGCCCAGAGCACGATCGCAGTCGCGCGTAACCTTGAAATCGAGAGACATTTGGTTCCGGACTTGGCTGAGGAACAATCGAACAATGATGCGTGATCCCGTAGCTTCCAGCACCGTCGTATCTATCGGGTATGGCCAAGCCACAGAAACACTAGAAGTCGAGTTCCTGAATGGTGGCATTTATCAGTACTACAATGTGGGTCAGGTCGTTTACGACGAGTTCCTGACCGCCCCGTCCAAAGGGCAGTACCTCTATCTCAACATCCGGAATTTCTATCCGTACTCACGGGTGGGCTGATGCATGCCGACAGCGGTGTCCCGTCCGGGATCGCCCTTGACGGCAAGGGCGCTATCGGCAACTTTAACTTGAGGAATCTGTTGGGGGGCCTATGTCTACAATTGAAGAGAGTCTGCGGGCGATATCAGAGCGCGTCAAATCACATTCCAGCACCATGGCAACCGAAGAGGCAGTGAAAACGGCCGTCGTCCTGCCGTTTCTCCGCTCCCTTGGTTACGAAGTATTCGATCCCACCGAGGTGATACCGGAGTTTACGGCCGACGCTGTGGGCAAAAAGGGCGAGAAGGTCGACTACGCGATCAAGATCGACGGCGAGATCCGAATCCTTATCGAGTGCAAACCGATCTCGGTAACACTGGAAAAGAAGCATCTGGACCAGCTCTATCGCTACTTCAGCGTGACGAACGCCAAGTTCGCCATACTGACGAATGGCCGAACTTTCAATTTTTACACGGACCTCGAAGCTCCGAACAAGCTTGATACACGCCCCTTCTTTGTTTTTGACGTCACTGATTTCAACGCTGGAATCGTGACCGAGCTGCGTAAATTCGAAAAGGCCTCTTTCGACGTATCTGCCATTCTCGCGACGGCCGAGCGACTGAAGTACACGTCCGGTGTCAAGCAAGTGATTTCCAAGCTTATCGAAGAGCCTTCCGAAGACTTCGTACGGCTCGTCGCCGGAAACGTCTACGAGGGCAGGATCACGGCCCCGGTAAAAGAGATGCTGACCGGAGTGGTTAGGACCGCCTTCCGTGACGTGATCATGGACTCGGTTAAGAACCGACTTTCCAGCGCACTTGCCGACACCGAAGAAGTCATTGAAAGGATCGACGAACCCGTCGAGGGAGAGCCCGAGGTCGTCACGACCGAAGAGGAGCGTGAAGGGTACATGATCGTCAAAGCGATCGTCCGAGACACGATCTCACCGAAACGCGTCGCTATGCGCGATCAAAAGTCCTATTGCGGCATCCTGGTCGACAACAACAATCGCAAGCCACTGGCAAGGCTACACTTCAATCGTTCGGTCAAGTACATCGGGCTTTTCGATGGTGAGGCGGAGGAGAGACTCATCATCGACTCTCTTGATCAGATCTACGACCACAGTGACCGACTCAGGGCTACGGCGACGAAGTACGCAGGCGAATAGCGTAGGGCCAGCCGGTACCTCCCAAAATCGATACCTGTGAGAACGCTCCGCCAGGCTCTCTGGCGGAGTCTATTGATCGAAATTGCCCACCTCTTGGGTCCTTGTGGCACTTTCCTCCCGAACTCGCTGGCCCCAGGCCCAGCGAACTAGCGGCCGCCATACGCCATGGCAGATTTCGCACCACTCCGTCATTTCAGCGTTTAACACCCGATCGAAAGAAGCGAATTGCTCCCCGTTCCTTGTACAGTCCGATGGTCAGCGTGGCCGATGCCGCGATTTCCCGCACGTGATCACCACATTCCAGCCTACCCAAAAGGCGGCGTGCCTCTTTTGGGTTGGGCGCATCGATTTCAGTATCTTCCAGGCGCAACCGGACACGCCGGGAGGTCACCCAAACGTTCAAGTAGTCTGGACCTTTCCAGATAATAACTGCGATGAGACCGGGCCAGGACGCAGAAAGCAGGTCAAGAATCTCGGTCATAGAGCGAACCAGCGCCGTGAATGGTTGTCCCCATAAACTAGCCGCAGGCAGAGACTGTTAAATGCGAAACCCAGAATCTTGAGGTTTTCTGGCGTTTCGGTTCGCAGATCATGATTCGTGAGCTGTTAAATGCGCCGGCCGCACTTTTTGAGGCGTCGCCGGCGACCGTCCGGAACATCGATCACAGCGACGCGTCGCCCTTCGGCGATGCTGGCTGTTGCCATAGCCAGTCCTCCTCGAGCCTTGGTGCGGGACAATTCCCCTGGCAGCGGATCTCATTGTTGAGACCGTTCATGTCGAAGAATGTCTGCTCGTCTCCGACATGAATGACAAAGCGGCCGCGCTGATAGGGGTCGTTTGCGGGAGGGGGCGAAATCCTACGCTAAGGCTTTGGCCAACGATATTCTCGGGTGAGATTGATGTGTTCCCAGCCGAGGGGTGAGACATGGGCCAGCAAATCGGGCGGCAGCAGTCTTCCTGCGCGTTTCTGGCTGGCGACTACCTCTCCCAGCTTCATGGTGTTCCAGAAGATGATGATCGCGGCGAGCAGGTTCATGCCGGCGATGCGGTAATGCTGGCCTTCGGCTGAACGGTCGCGGATTTCACCCCGGCGATGGAAGCTGATTGCCCGCTTCAGCGCATGATGCGCCTCGCCTTTGTTGAGCCCGATCTGGGCACGGCGTTGCAGCTCGGCATCCAGAATCCAGTCGATCGTGAACAGGGTTCGCTCGACGCGGCCGACCTCGCGCAGAGCAGTATCAAGTTCGTTCTGCCTCGGATAGGAGGCGAGCTTGCGTAAAATCTGGCTGGGCGCGACGCTACCGGCCGCAATGGTGGCAGCGATGCGCAGAATGTCAGGCCAATTGCGCTCGATCATGGCCTGGTTGATCTTTCCGCCGATCATAGTTCGCAAATGGGCTGGCGCTGACGAAGGATTGAATGCGTATAGCTTTTTGGATGGCAGATCGCGGATGCGTGGAGCGAACCGATAACCGAGGATAGCACAGGCGGCAAACACGTGATCGGTGAACCCGCCTGTATCAAAGCGCCAATTCCAACTCGGGGCACCTTATCCGGCGCCACCGACCGGAGTGATCACCTTGCCCGTCCCGCCGCAGTCTGGGCATGGTTCGGCGTCGAGCCTGCCTGTTCCCGCGCAGCGGCGGCAGATATTTTCGCCCGAGCCGGGCGTGCCGGCGGGAACCTCGTCCGGATTGGATGAACTGGGCCGGGTATTGGATCCGGTCGTTTGCTTGGGCTTCTGAGTCATTACGCTGTCCCTGTTTCCTCCGGTGGCGCCTTGCAAGCCCGCTCTTCGTTACCTTGGTGTCAGATAGCAAAAGCGACCAGATCATCGGAGCGATCCAGCGAAGGAGCCGCGTCACGCGGTGTTGCTGACCTGAGGCAGCACCCGCCGTATTGCCGCCACTGTTCTCTTGCGCATCGGAGGACTGACGACGCCCCGGATTGCGAATTGGCACCTAGTAATCCCTCAGGCGCCAAATTGTTCCTGGGCAACTGCTTTGCTGCCGCATGCCGGCCGGCACCCACGCTCGGAGCTCTGGAAGGGAAATGGTCGGGGCATCGGTTCTCGAGCTGGCGCCGGCCGCTACTAAGGCCGGAAAAGTCGCTTCAGCACGAGATGAACCGGCAGATAGGCAACCGCGGGAAGCAACACCATGTAGAGCCCTAGATAGGTGCGCGGAGACAGCACCTTTTGCGCCTCCGGCCCCGGGCCGATCCCGTGCACCCAATTGATGTTCTTCTCGGGAGGAGTGAGCCAGTAGCTCGCGAGAAGCACTCCCCAGGCGAAGACGGTCTGCGCCTTGAATGCCCGGCGATCGTAGCCTTGCCGCATCAGCATGAATAGCATGAGCACCGGCAGGAAGAGATGAAAGCCGGATAGCAACCGCATGTGCGCCGGCTCCTTCGGATCGAACATATAGGCGGCGAGCCCGATGAACCTGCCGCCGGTGAGGAAGTCGACACACCAGGCCAGTTCGAGCGGCAGAACGCCGACCGCCATCATCGAATAGAAAAGCCGAATGCCTGTCCAAAGTGCAATGAGCACCGCAAAGAGGGCGAGATCGGAGAACCAAAGGAAATTGCCGGCGCCGTATCGCAGCCAATAGAAAGGCGCGAGGACAGCGACGAACAGCGTATATGGCAGGGTGATCCAGAGCGGATAGGCTGGGATCGGGTCTTTGCTGCGCTGTTTGGCTATCATCGCTCGCCTCGGTCGCGGAACCGGCATCAGCGGCGCCGGCAAAGCCTAACTCCGCAGCCGCAGGGCTGTTCCCGCGTCGGACGGCCCGCGTCGTCGGAGTCAAACGGTTTCGAGCGCTCGATACGTTCGCCTCCCGGCGCTCAGGTCTCGCGTTTTGATTCCGGACTGGTCGTGCTGCTTCCGGTCGTCGTTCCCGCGCCGGTTGTTCCTTCTGTTCCTGTTGTTCAGGTTGGGGATCTTCCGCCCGCAGTCCAGCCTTGCTGGCTCACGCGCAGATTATTCTGCACGTTCTTAACGCCTGAGACTTCTTCCACGCAGTCTTCGGCGCAGCGCTTTTGCTCCCGGCTTTCGACGGTGCCGCTCAGCGTGACCTCGCAATTGCTGACGTGCACCTCGATTTCCGAGGCATCGACCGAACGGTCATCGCTAAGCCGCTCGCAGACGTCTTCGCGGATGCGTTCATCGGATCGCTGGTAGCCTTTCGGCCCCCGACCACGATATTGTCCGAA is a genomic window of Sinorhizobium arboris LMG 14919 containing:
- a CDS encoding ATP-binding protein → MTKHRIYSVSVASVYPHYVAKAEKKGRKYGVGAMVVSQRPSEVDETILSQCGTLVALRLTNPTDRGRVKGALPDNLSGLMDLLPVLRTGEAIIAGEAARLPVRTRIFLPPEEHLPKSADPDVASAWKTRRVAEGYDRVVASWRAQSTIAVARNLEIERHLVPDLAEEQSNNDA
- a CDS encoding KTSC domain-containing protein, which translates into the protein MMRDPVASSTVVSIGYGQATETLEVEFLNGGIYQYYNVGQVVYDEFLTAPSKGQYLYLNIRNFYPYSRVG
- a CDS encoding type I restriction endonuclease; its protein translation is MSTIEESLRAISERVKSHSSTMATEEAVKTAVVLPFLRSLGYEVFDPTEVIPEFTADAVGKKGEKVDYAIKIDGEIRILIECKPISVTLEKKHLDQLYRYFSVTNAKFAILTNGRTFNFYTDLEAPNKLDTRPFFVFDVTDFNAGIVTELRKFEKASFDVSAILATAERLKYTSGVKQVISKLIEEPSEDFVRLVAGNVYEGRITAPVKEMLTGVVRTAFRDVIMDSVKNRLSSALADTEEVIERIDEPVEGEPEVVTTEEEREGYMIVKAIVRDTISPKRVAMRDQKSYCGILVDNNNRKPLARLHFNRSVKYIGLFDGEAEERLIIDSLDQIYDHSDRLRATATKYAGE